In Burkholderia gladioli, a genomic segment contains:
- a CDS encoding BON domain-containing protein: MTLSKPILAGAVAVLMISSTAFAQSGDATTPTRQQIRAEMKAEKAANHALAKKVRQAFDKSSDLNDTEIVVFSKARTGKVILAGMIMDPSQDQIAQDIAAKVPGVQSVDSKLSVYEAH; this comes from the coding sequence ATGACCCTCAGCAAACCGATCCTCGCCGGCGCCGTCGCCGTACTGATGATCTCCTCGACCGCCTTCGCCCAGTCCGGCGACGCCACGACGCCGACGCGCCAGCAGATCCGCGCCGAGATGAAGGCCGAGAAGGCCGCCAATCACGCGCTGGCGAAGAAGGTGCGCCAGGCCTTCGACAAGTCGAGCGACCTGAACGACACCGAGATCGTGGTGTTCTCGAAGGCGCGTACCGGCAAGGTGATCCTCGCCGGCATGATCATGGACCCGTCGCAGGACCAGATCGCGCAGGACATCGCCGCCAAGGTGCCGGGCGTGCAGTCGGTGGACAGCAAGCTGAGCGTGTACGAAGCGCACTGA
- a CDS encoding rubredoxin, which yields MEYKSWMCLICGWIYDEEAGLPDEGIAPGTRWEDVPINWTCPECGARKEDFEMVQI from the coding sequence ATGGAATACAAAAGCTGGATGTGCCTGATCTGCGGCTGGATCTACGACGAAGAGGCGGGCTTGCCCGACGAGGGCATCGCCCCCGGTACGCGCTGGGAAGATGTGCCGATCAACTGGACTTGTCCGGAATGCGGCGCTCGCAAGGAAGACTTCGAGATGGTGCAGATCTGA
- the groL gene encoding chaperonin GroEL (60 kDa chaperone family; promotes refolding of misfolded polypeptides especially under stressful conditions; forms two stacked rings of heptamers to form a barrel-shaped 14mer; ends can be capped by GroES; misfolded proteins enter the barrel where they are refolded when GroES binds), whose translation MAAKDVVFGDSARSKMVEGVNILANAVKVTLGPKGRNVVLERSFGGPTVTKDGVSVAKEIELKDKLQNMGAQMVKEVASKTSDNAGDGTTTATVLAQSIVREGMKYVASGMNPMDLKRGIDKAVAAAVEELKKISKPCTTNKEIAQVGSISANSDSSIGDRIAEAMDKVGKEGVITVEDGKSLADELDVVEGMQFDRGYLSPYFINNPDKQVAVLDNPFVLLHDKKVSNIRDLLPVLEQVAKAGRPLLIIAEDVEGEALATLVVNNIRGILKTVAVKAPGFGDRRKAMLEDIAILTGGQVVAEETGLTLEKATLAELGQAKRIEVGKENTTIIDGAGEAVNIEARVKQVRAQIEEATSDYDREKLQERVAKLAGGVAVIKVGAATEVEMKEKKARVEDALHATRAAVEEGIVAGGGVALIRARTAIAALTGANADQNAGIKIVLRAMEEPLRQIVTNGGEEASVVVAAVAAGSGNYGYNAATGEYVDMVEAGVVDPTKVTRTALQNAASVAGLLLTTDAAVAELPKEDAPMPGGMPGGMGGMGMDM comes from the coding sequence ATGGCAGCTAAAGACGTCGTGTTCGGCGATTCCGCCCGCTCGAAGATGGTTGAAGGCGTGAACATTCTCGCCAATGCAGTGAAGGTCACGCTGGGTCCGAAGGGCCGCAACGTGGTCCTCGAGCGCTCGTTCGGTGGCCCGACGGTGACCAAGGACGGCGTGTCGGTCGCCAAGGAAATCGAGCTGAAGGACAAGCTCCAGAACATGGGCGCGCAGATGGTCAAGGAAGTCGCTTCCAAGACCAGCGACAACGCCGGCGACGGCACGACGACGGCAACCGTCCTCGCGCAATCGATCGTTCGCGAAGGCATGAAGTACGTCGCATCGGGCATGAACCCGATGGACCTGAAGCGCGGCATCGACAAGGCCGTCGCCGCTGCGGTGGAAGAGCTGAAGAAGATCAGCAAGCCCTGCACCACCAACAAGGAAATCGCGCAAGTCGGCTCGATCTCGGCGAACAGCGATTCGTCGATCGGCGATCGCATCGCTGAAGCGATGGACAAGGTCGGCAAGGAAGGCGTGATCACGGTCGAAGACGGCAAGTCGCTGGCCGACGAGCTCGACGTCGTCGAAGGCATGCAATTCGATCGCGGCTACCTGTCGCCGTACTTCATCAACAACCCGGACAAGCAAGTCGCCGTCCTCGACAACCCGTTCGTGCTGCTGCACGACAAGAAGGTGTCGAACATCCGTGACCTGCTGCCGGTCCTGGAACAAGTCGCGAAGGCCGGCCGTCCGCTGCTGATCATCGCCGAGGACGTCGAAGGCGAAGCGCTGGCCACCCTGGTGGTCAACAACATCCGCGGCATCCTGAAGACCGTCGCCGTCAAGGCTCCGGGCTTCGGCGACCGTCGCAAGGCGATGCTGGAAGACATCGCGATCCTGACCGGCGGTCAAGTGGTTGCGGAAGAAACCGGCCTGACGCTCGAGAAGGCCACGCTGGCCGAGCTGGGCCAGGCCAAGCGCATCGAAGTGGGCAAGGAAAACACCACGATCATCGATGGCGCCGGCGAAGCCGTGAACATCGAGGCGCGCGTCAAGCAAGTGCGCGCCCAGATCGAGGAAGCCACCTCGGACTACGATCGCGAGAAGCTGCAAGAGCGCGTTGCCAAGCTGGCAGGCGGCGTGGCCGTGATCAAGGTCGGTGCCGCGACCGAAGTCGAAATGAAGGAAAAGAAGGCACGTGTCGAAGACGCACTGCACGCCACGCGCGCAGCTGTGGAAGAAGGCATCGTGGCCGGTGGCGGCGTCGCGCTGATCCGCGCTCGCACCGCCATCGCCGCTCTGACCGGCGCCAACGCCGACCAGAACGCCGGTATCAAGATCGTGCTGCGCGCCATGGAAGAGCCGCTGCGCCAGATCGTCACGAACGGCGGCGAAGAAGCCAGCGTCGTGGTCGCCGCGGTTGCCGCCGGTTCGGGTAACTATGGCTACAACGCCGCAACGGGCGAGTACGTCGACATGGTCGAGGCTGGCGTGGTCGATCCGACCAAGGTCACGCGCACCGCGCTGCAGAACGCCGCTTCGGTGGCCGGCCTGCTGCTGACGACGGACGCAGCGGTTGCCGAGCTGCCGAAGGAAGATGCTCCGATGCCTGGCGGCATGCCCGGCGGCATGGGCGGCATGGGCATGGACATGTAA
- a CDS encoding YqgE/AlgH family protein — protein MSKSSDRINLTNQFLIAMPSMSDPTFSGTVVYLCDHSERGALGLVINRPTDIDLESLFNRIDLKLEIEPLLHIPVYFGGPVQTERGFVLHEPVEGSSYSSSMTVEGGLEMTTSKDVLEAVASGSGPKRFLLTLGHAGWGAGQLEDEISKNGWLTVAADPRVVFDTPAEERFEAALGLLGVSSTMLSGEAGHA, from the coding sequence ATGTCAAAGAGTTCCGATCGCATCAATCTCACCAACCAGTTCCTGATCGCGATGCCGAGCATGTCGGATCCGACCTTCTCGGGAACGGTGGTCTACCTTTGCGATCACAGCGAACGCGGTGCGTTGGGCCTCGTCATCAATCGTCCCACCGACATCGACCTCGAATCGCTGTTCAATCGCATCGACCTCAAGCTCGAGATCGAGCCCCTCCTGCATATCCCCGTCTACTTCGGCGGCCCGGTCCAGACCGAGCGCGGCTTCGTGCTGCACGAGCCGGTGGAGGGCAGCAGCTACAGTTCCTCGATGACGGTGGAGGGCGGCCTGGAGATGACCACCTCCAAGGACGTGCTGGAGGCGGTCGCCTCGGGCAGCGGGCCCAAGCGCTTCCTGCTCACGCTCGGCCATGCCGGCTGGGGCGCGGGCCAGCTCGAGGACGAGATCTCCAAGAACGGCTGGCTGACGGTGGCCGCCGATCCGCGCGTGGTGTTCGACACGCCGGCCGAGGAGCGCTTCGAGGCCGCGCTCGGCCTGCTCGGCGTGTCCTCGACGATGCTCTCGGGCGAGGCAGGCCACGCATGA
- the rfbB gene encoding dTDP-glucose 4,6-dehydratase: MILVTGGAGFIGANFVLDWLAQSDEPVLNVDKLTYAGNLGTLKSLQDNPNHVFARVDICDRAAIDALLVEHRPRAILHFAAESHVDRSIHGPADFVQTNVVGTFTMLEATRQYWNTLDADAKTSFRFLHVSTDEVFGSLSATDPQFSETTPYAPNSPYSATKAGSDHLVRAYFHTYGLPVLTTNCSNNYGPYQFPEKLIPLMIANALAGKPLPVYGDGQNVRDWLYVGDHCSAIREVLARGVPGETYNVGGWNEKKNLDVVHVLCDLLDELKPKAGASYREQISFVTDRPGHDRRYAIDARKLERELGWKPAETFETGMAKTVRWYLDNQVWAEEVASGEYRKWVEMNYAQRA, from the coding sequence ATGATATTGGTGACGGGCGGTGCCGGCTTCATTGGCGCCAATTTCGTGCTGGACTGGCTCGCGCAATCCGACGAGCCGGTGCTGAATGTCGACAAGCTCACGTACGCGGGCAACCTCGGCACGCTGAAGTCGCTGCAGGACAATCCGAATCACGTGTTCGCGCGTGTCGACATCTGCGATCGCGCGGCGATCGACGCGCTGCTGGTCGAACATCGTCCGCGCGCGATCCTGCATTTTGCTGCCGAAAGTCATGTGGATCGCTCGATCCACGGTCCAGCCGATTTCGTGCAGACCAACGTGGTCGGCACCTTCACTATGCTCGAGGCGACACGCCAGTATTGGAACACGCTCGATGCCGACGCGAAGACCTCGTTCCGCTTCCTTCACGTCTCCACCGATGAAGTGTTCGGTTCGCTGTCGGCCACCGATCCGCAGTTCTCGGAAACCACGCCGTACGCGCCGAACAGCCCGTACTCGGCAACCAAGGCCGGCTCGGACCATCTGGTGCGTGCCTATTTCCATACTTACGGGCTGCCGGTGCTGACCACCAACTGCTCGAACAACTACGGCCCGTATCAGTTCCCCGAGAAGCTGATCCCGCTGATGATCGCCAATGCGCTGGCGGGCAAGCCGCTGCCGGTCTATGGCGATGGCCAGAACGTACGCGACTGGCTGTATGTTGGCGATCACTGCTCGGCGATTCGCGAAGTGCTCGCGCGCGGCGTGCCCGGTGAAACCTACAACGTCGGCGGCTGGAACGAGAAGAAGAATCTCGACGTGGTGCACGTGCTGTGTGACCTGCTCGACGAGTTGAAGCCGAAGGCGGGCGCCTCGTACCGCGAGCAGATCAGCTTCGTCACCGATCGTCCGGGGCATGACCGCCGCTACGCGATCGATGCACGCAAGCTCGAGCGCGAGCTGGGCTGGAAGCCGGCAGAAACCTTCGAGACCGGCATGGCGAAGACGGTGCGCTGGTATCTCGACAACCAGGTCTGGGCCGAGGAAGTCGCATCCGGCGAGTACCGCAAGTGGGTCGAGATGAACTACGCGCAGCGCGCGTGA
- the thiD gene encoding bifunctional hydroxymethylpyrimidine kinase/phosphomethylpyrimidine kinase: protein MSSNAPPIVLTFGLSDPTGGSGLQADLLTLASMGCHGATVLTGYTVRDSASCDEVTGLDPDTVVAQARMLLEDMPVAAFKIGATARAEVVSAIAEVVADYDGVPLVLAPDFTLDDEHVLAADDLRESIADLLAPQTTLLVADHATLIALAQPDGDAEAPNLDTAIAHLLSQGCEYILATETGTHRLVNTLYGEEGQIRQDLWERTPHRLMGVTDTLGTAIAALLANGQEPPEAVREAQEYLYQAARDAFRPGMGAWVPDRFFWARSNEEAAQAQPAAPAAPPFGASRH, encoded by the coding sequence ATGTCCAGCAACGCCCCTCCGATCGTTCTCACCTTCGGTCTGTCCGATCCCACCGGCGGCTCCGGCCTGCAGGCGGACCTGCTGACGCTGGCGAGCATGGGTTGCCACGGCGCCACGGTCCTGACCGGCTACACGGTTCGCGATTCGGCGTCCTGCGATGAAGTGACCGGTCTCGACCCGGACACGGTGGTCGCGCAAGCGCGGATGCTGCTCGAGGACATGCCGGTGGCCGCCTTCAAGATCGGCGCCACCGCGCGCGCCGAGGTGGTCAGCGCGATCGCCGAGGTGGTCGCCGACTACGACGGCGTGCCGCTGGTGCTGGCCCCCGACTTCACGCTCGACGACGAGCATGTGCTGGCCGCCGACGACCTGCGCGAATCGATCGCCGACCTGCTCGCGCCGCAGACCACACTGCTGGTGGCCGACCACGCCACCCTGATCGCGCTGGCCCAGCCCGACGGCGACGCCGAGGCGCCGAATCTCGACACAGCGATCGCCCACCTGCTCTCGCAAGGTTGCGAATACATCCTCGCCACCGAGACCGGCACACACCGGCTGGTCAATACGCTGTACGGCGAGGAAGGGCAGATCCGGCAGGATCTCTGGGAACGCACGCCGCACCGGCTGATGGGCGTGACCGACACGCTCGGCACGGCGATCGCGGCGCTGCTCGCGAACGGGCAGGAGCCGCCCGAGGCGGTGCGCGAGGCGCAGGAATATCTCTACCAGGCCGCGCGCGATGCGTTCCGGCCCGGCATGGGTGCCTGGGTGCCCGACCGCTTCTTCTGGGCACGCAGCAACGAGGAGGCCGCGCAGGCCCAGCCCGCCGCGCCGGCCGCGCCGCCGTTCGGCGCCTCGCGGCACTGA
- a CDS encoding aspartate carbamoyltransferase catalytic subunit, which translates to MTTDTSGRSGAQAAAAPAQRFRPGFLKGNPQLTKNGELKHLLSIEGLPKSIVTHILDTAEQFVSVTDREVKKVPLLRGKSVFNLFFENSTRTRTTFEIAATRLSADVLNLNINASSTSKGESLLDTINNLSAMHADLFVVRHASSGAPYLIAEHCAPHVHVINAGDGRHAHPTQGLLDMYTIRHYKRDFTQLRVAIVGDILHSRVARSDIHALTTLGVPEIRAIGPRTLLPGGLEQMGVKVYHNLDEGLKGVDVIIMLRLQNERMSGALLPSAQEYFKSWGLTPERLALAAPDAIVMHPGPMNRGVEIDSQVADGPQSVILNQVTFGIAVRMAVMGIVAGNSD; encoded by the coding sequence ATGACCACCGACACCTCCGGCCGCAGCGGCGCCCAAGCCGCGGCCGCGCCCGCCCAACGCTTCCGCCCCGGCTTCCTGAAGGGCAACCCGCAGCTCACGAAGAACGGCGAGCTCAAGCATCTGCTGTCGATCGAGGGCCTGCCCAAGTCGATCGTCACGCACATCCTCGATACCGCGGAGCAGTTCGTCAGCGTGACGGACCGCGAGGTGAAGAAGGTGCCGCTGCTGCGCGGCAAGTCGGTGTTCAACCTGTTCTTCGAGAATTCGACGCGCACCCGCACCACCTTCGAGATCGCCGCCACGCGCCTGTCGGCCGACGTGCTGAACCTCAACATCAACGCCTCCTCGACCAGCAAGGGCGAGTCGCTGCTCGACACCATCAACAACCTCTCGGCGATGCACGCCGACCTGTTCGTGGTGCGCCATGCCTCGAGCGGCGCGCCCTACCTGATCGCCGAGCACTGCGCGCCGCACGTGCACGTGATCAATGCCGGCGACGGGCGCCATGCGCACCCGACCCAGGGCCTGCTCGACATGTACACGATCCGCCACTACAAGCGCGACTTCACGCAGCTGCGCGTGGCGATCGTCGGCGACATCCTGCACTCGCGCGTGGCGCGCTCCGACATCCACGCGCTGACCACGCTGGGCGTGCCCGAGATCCGCGCGATCGGCCCGCGCACGCTGCTGCCGGGCGGGCTCGAGCAGATGGGCGTGAAGGTCTATCACAACCTCGACGAAGGCCTGAAGGGCGTCGACGTGATCATCATGCTGCGCCTGCAGAACGAACGCATGAGCGGCGCGCTGCTGCCCTCGGCGCAGGAGTACTTCAAGAGCTGGGGCCTGACGCCCGAGCGTCTCGCGCTGGCCGCGCCCGACGCGATCGTGATGCACCCGGGCCCGATGAACCGCGGCGTCGAGATCGACTCGCAGGTGGCCGACGGCCCGCAGTCGGTGATCCTCAACCAGGTCACCTTCGGCATCGCGGTCCGCATGGCCGTGATGGGCATCGTCGCGGGCAATAGCGACTGA
- the pyrR gene encoding bifunctional pyr operon transcriptional regulator/uracil phosphoribosyltransferase PyrR produces MSSIDAEALYRALLDQIRGAYGDAAFAASDGPAIAGIHSGGAWLAERLARDLKAPGFGVVNVALHRDDYAKKGLHSQASPTSLPFAVEGRRILLVDDVLYTGRTVRAALNELYDYGRPAAVELAALADRGGRELPVAARFLGGTLEVPAEATLVLARDADLHFTFELEAREH; encoded by the coding sequence ATGAGTTCCATTGACGCCGAAGCGCTCTACCGCGCGCTGCTCGACCAGATCCGCGGCGCCTACGGCGACGCCGCCTTCGCGGCCAGCGACGGCCCGGCGATCGCCGGCATTCACAGCGGCGGCGCCTGGCTGGCCGAGCGGCTGGCGCGCGACCTGAAGGCGCCGGGCTTCGGCGTGGTCAACGTGGCCCTGCATCGCGACGACTACGCCAAGAAGGGCCTGCACAGCCAGGCGAGCCCGACCTCGCTGCCGTTCGCGGTGGAAGGCCGCCGCATCCTGCTGGTCGACGACGTGCTGTACACCGGCCGCACCGTGCGCGCGGCCCTCAACGAGCTGTACGACTACGGCCGGCCCGCCGCGGTCGAGCTCGCGGCGCTGGCCGATCGCGGTGGGCGCGAGCTGCCGGTGGCGGCGCGCTTCCTGGGCGGCACGCTCGAGGTGCCGGCCGAGGCGACCCTGGTGCTGGCCCGCGACGCCGACCTCCATTTCACCTTCGAACTCGAGGCGCGCGAGCACTGA
- a CDS encoding symmetrical bis(5'-nucleosyl)-tetraphosphatase, protein MTFAPGPVPIAIGDLQGCHAPLVELLSRLAPSDDTPLWFAGDLVNRGPASLATLREVIALGERRVAVLGNHDLHLLAAAAGIRQLKAGDTLAEILEAPDAEALLEWVRQRPFAHFEHGKLMVHAGLLPQWDVTLALELADELQRALRAPDWRETLRGLYGNEPNQWKAGLSKPERLRVAFNAFTRIRFCTPDGAMEFRGNGGPDSAPEGHLPWFEVPGRRSADVTVVFGHWAALGLMLRDNLVALDSGCVWGNRLSAVELSDDPAARRVTQVACERCGSGKD, encoded by the coding sequence ATGACCTTTGCCCCCGGCCCTGTGCCGATCGCCATCGGCGACCTCCAGGGTTGCCACGCCCCCCTCGTCGAGTTGCTGTCCCGCCTGGCGCCCTCCGACGACACCCCGCTCTGGTTCGCCGGCGACCTCGTCAACCGCGGGCCGGCCTCGCTGGCCACGCTGCGCGAGGTGATCGCGCTGGGCGAGCGGCGCGTGGCCGTGCTCGGCAACCACGACCTGCACCTGCTGGCCGCCGCGGCCGGCATCCGCCAGTTGAAGGCGGGCGACACGCTGGCCGAGATCCTGGAGGCGCCCGATGCCGAAGCCCTGCTCGAATGGGTCCGCCAGCGACCCTTCGCGCATTTCGAGCACGGCAAGCTGATGGTGCATGCGGGGCTGCTGCCGCAATGGGATGTCACGCTCGCGCTCGAACTCGCCGACGAACTGCAGCGCGCGCTGCGCGCGCCCGACTGGCGCGAGACGCTGCGCGGCCTGTACGGCAACGAGCCGAATCAGTGGAAGGCGGGATTGTCGAAGCCGGAGCGGCTGCGCGTGGCCTTCAACGCCTTCACGCGGATCCGCTTCTGCACGCCGGACGGCGCCATGGAGTTTCGCGGCAACGGCGGCCCCGATTCGGCGCCGGAAGGTCATCTGCCCTGGTTCGAGGTTCCCGGGCGGCGCAGCGCCGACGTGACCGTGGTGTTCGGCCACTGGGCCGCGCTCGGGCTGATGCTGCGCGACAACCTGGTCGCGCTCGATTCGGGCTGCGTGTGGGGCAATCGCCTGTCGGCCGTCGAACTGAGCGACGATCCGGCCGCGCGACGCGTCACGCAGGTGGCCTGCGAGCGCTGCGGTTCAGGCAAGGACTGA
- a CDS encoding co-chaperone GroES, whose protein sequence is MNLRPLHDRVIVKRLDQETKTASGIVIPEAAAEKPDQGEVLAIGPGKRDDKGAPIALDVKVGDRVLFGKYAGQSVKVDGQELLVMREEDIMAVVNAA, encoded by the coding sequence ATGAACCTTCGTCCTTTGCACGATCGCGTGATCGTCAAGCGCCTGGATCAGGAAACCAAGACGGCATCGGGCATCGTGATCCCCGAAGCCGCCGCTGAAAAGCCGGATCAAGGCGAAGTGCTGGCGATCGGCCCGGGCAAGCGCGACGACAAGGGCGCCCCGATCGCGCTCGACGTGAAGGTTGGCGATCGCGTCCTGTTCGGCAAGTACGCTGGCCAGTCCGTCAAGGTCGACGGCCAGGAACTGCTCGTGATGCGCGAAGAAGACATCATGGCCGTGGTCAACGCGGCGTAA
- the ruvX gene encoding Holliday junction resolvase RuvX has translation MSGVPAREATLLAFDYGEKRIGVAVGNTLTRTARALVIVSNLNREYRFEAVGALIAEWRPDALVVGLPMHPDGTPHEMTQQAKRFGNQLNGRFNLPVSWIDERYSSVEARAGLRARGAKADAAIDAEAARVILQHYLDQLPDHHEFH, from the coding sequence ATGAGCGGTGTCCCCGCGCGCGAGGCCACCTTGCTCGCGTTCGATTATGGCGAGAAGCGCATCGGCGTGGCCGTCGGCAATACGCTGACGCGCACGGCGCGCGCGCTCGTCATCGTGTCCAACCTGAATCGCGAATATCGTTTCGAGGCCGTCGGCGCGCTGATCGCTGAATGGCGGCCGGATGCGCTGGTGGTCGGCCTGCCGATGCACCCGGACGGCACGCCGCACGAGATGACGCAGCAGGCCAAGCGCTTCGGCAATCAACTGAACGGCCGCTTCAACCTTCCCGTGAGCTGGATCGACGAGCGCTATTCGTCGGTCGAGGCGCGCGCCGGTTTGCGCGCGCGCGGCGCGAAGGCCGATGCGGCCATCGACGCCGAGGCCGCCCGCGTGATCCTTCAACACTATCTCGACCAGTTGCCCGACCATCATGAGTTCCATTGA
- a CDS encoding lysophospholipid acyltransferase family protein gives MRALRKLRLIVHLLHGMATIALRFGGASPARRQELTRRWTLKMLALCGMRLVVHHDEARLDAGALVIGNHVSWLDIYVINAWRPTPFVSKAEVRQWPVVGWLAEKLGTIFLQREKRSEAKRIMHELAERLRGGELMCVFPEGTTSNGLELLPFHANLFQAAVEAGSPVQPVCIMYEDGQGRQSLAPAYTGKMSLGKSLDRVLRDRPLVAHLYVGAPIEAGEDRRGLSARARAAVADALAEMQAGCGRPSAEALAQLAIDEVPAGGEAAAASSASTETAEAAVASTVAANAAGETEPVARRDA, from the coding sequence ATGAGAGCGTTGCGCAAGCTGCGCCTGATCGTGCACCTGCTGCACGGCATGGCGACCATCGCCCTGCGGTTCGGCGGTGCGAGCCCGGCGCGCCGGCAGGAACTCACGCGTCGCTGGACCCTGAAGATGCTGGCGCTGTGCGGCATGCGCCTGGTCGTGCATCACGACGAGGCGAGGCTCGACGCGGGGGCGCTGGTGATCGGCAACCACGTGTCCTGGCTGGACATCTACGTGATCAATGCCTGGCGGCCGACGCCCTTCGTCTCGAAGGCCGAGGTGCGGCAATGGCCGGTGGTGGGCTGGCTGGCCGAGAAGCTCGGCACCATCTTCCTGCAGCGCGAGAAGCGCAGCGAGGCCAAGCGCATCATGCACGAGCTGGCCGAGCGGCTGCGCGGCGGCGAGCTGATGTGCGTGTTCCCCGAGGGCACCACCTCGAACGGGCTCGAGCTGCTGCCCTTCCATGCCAACCTGTTCCAGGCCGCCGTCGAGGCCGGCAGCCCGGTGCAGCCGGTCTGCATCATGTACGAGGACGGGCAGGGCCGGCAGTCGCTGGCGCCGGCCTATACCGGCAAGATGTCGCTGGGCAAGTCGCTCGATCGCGTGCTGCGCGACCGGCCGCTGGTCGCGCATCTCTACGTGGGCGCGCCGATCGAGGCGGGTGAGGACCGGCGCGGGCTGTCGGCGCGGGCTCGCGCGGCGGTGGCCGATGCGCTGGCCGAGATGCAGGCCGGGTGCGGGCGGCCGAGCGCCGAGGCGCTCGCGCAACTGGCGATCGATGAAGTGCCGGCGGGTGGTGAGGCTGCCGCCGCGTCGAGCGCCTCGACCGAGACCGCCGAGGCTGCCGTGGCGTCCACGGTGGCGGCGAATGCCGCGGGCGAGACCGAGCCGGTCGCGCGTCGCGACGCCTGA
- a CDS encoding dihydroorotase, which yields MKIHIKGGTLVDPVAGTEQQSDVFIAAGKVVAIGAAPADFQAARTIDASGLIVAPGLVDLSARLREPGYEHKATLESEMAAAVAGGVTSLVCQPDTDPVLDEPGLVEMLKFRASKLHQAHVYPLGALTVGLKGEVITEMVELTESGCIGFTQANVPIRDTQVLLRALQYASTYGYTVWLRPVDAFLAKGGVAASGPLASRLGLSGVPVSAETIALHTLRELVRVTGARVHIARLSSAAGIELVRQAKAEGLPITCDVSANHLHLIDLDIGYFDSQFRLDPPLRAERDRAAIRAAVEDGTIDAICSDHTPVDDDEKLLPFAEATPGATGLELLLSLTVKWAQEAGLPLARALNRITAGAADVLKLPAGRLVPGGVADLVVFDPAAHWQVEPRALKSQGHNTPFLGYELPARVRATLVAGQVAFERR from the coding sequence ATGAAGATTCATATCAAGGGCGGCACGCTGGTCGATCCGGTCGCCGGCACCGAACAACAGTCCGACGTGTTCATCGCCGCCGGCAAGGTGGTCGCGATCGGCGCGGCGCCGGCCGATTTCCAGGCGGCCAGGACCATCGACGCGAGCGGCCTGATCGTCGCGCCTGGCCTGGTCGACCTCTCGGCGCGGCTGCGCGAGCCCGGCTACGAGCACAAGGCCACGCTCGAATCGGAGATGGCCGCGGCGGTGGCCGGCGGCGTCACCAGCCTGGTCTGCCAGCCCGATACCGACCCGGTGCTCGACGAGCCGGGCCTGGTCGAGATGCTGAAGTTCCGCGCCAGCAAGCTGCACCAGGCGCACGTCTATCCGCTCGGCGCGCTGACGGTCGGCCTGAAGGGCGAGGTGATCACCGAGATGGTCGAGCTGACCGAATCGGGCTGCATCGGCTTCACCCAGGCCAACGTGCCGATCCGCGACACCCAGGTGCTGCTGCGCGCGCTGCAGTACGCGAGCACCTATGGCTACACGGTCTGGCTGCGCCCGGTGGACGCCTTCCTCGCCAAGGGCGGGGTCGCCGCCAGCGGGCCGCTCGCCTCGCGGCTGGGTTTGTCGGGCGTGCCGGTCTCGGCCGAGACGATCGCCCTGCACACGCTCCGCGAGCTGGTACGCGTGACCGGCGCGCGCGTGCACATCGCGCGTCTGTCCTCGGCGGCCGGCATCGAGCTGGTGCGCCAGGCCAAGGCCGAGGGCCTGCCGATCACCTGCGACGTCAGCGCCAACCACCTGCACCTGATCGACCTCGACATCGGCTACTTCGACTCGCAGTTCCGCCTCGATCCGCCGCTGCGCGCCGAGCGCGACCGCGCCGCCATCCGCGCGGCCGTCGAGGACGGCACGATCGACGCGATCTGCTCCGATCACACCCCCGTCGACGACGACGAGAAGCTGCTGCCCTTCGCCGAGGCCACGCCCGGCGCGACCGGCCTGGAGCTGCTGCTGTCGCTGACCGTCAAGTGGGCCCAGGAGGCCGGGCTGCCGCTGGCGCGCGCGTTGAACCGCATCACCGCCGGCGCGGCCGACGTGCTGAAGCTGCCGGCCGGGCGCCTCGTGCCGGGCGGCGTGGCCGACCTGGTGGTGTTCGATCCGGCCGCGCACTGGCAGGTCGAGCCGCGTGCCCTGAAGAGCCAGGGCCATAACACGCCGTTCCTCGGCTACGAGCTGCCGGCCCGGGTGCGCGCGACCCTCGTCGCCGGCCAGGTCGCCTTCGAGCGTCGCTGA